A window of Staphylococcus sp. 17KM0847 contains these coding sequences:
- a CDS encoding BCCT family transporter, whose protein sequence is MNASNPEPNGKKFSPVFLISSIIVFAIVLIGVFIPTQFGEVANDIKLWITDTLGWYYLILTTIIVFFCIFLIFSPIGKLKLGRPNDKPEFNTVSWFAMLFSAGMGIGLVFYGAAEPLSHFAAPPNADPMTTKAFTESLRSTFFHWGFHAWAVYGVVALALAYAQFRKGEPGLLSKTLRPILGDYVDGIIGTLIDVLAVFATVIGVAVSLGMGALQIAGGLNYLFGIPNNIVTQAIIIVVVTVLFIMSAWSGLNKGIQYLSNLNIGLGTLLMLAALIAGPTILILNMFTSSTGSLLDSFLFSSFDTAATNPQKSQWMSDWTLYYWGWWLSWSPFVGVFIARVSKGRSIREFISGVLLVPVIVSFLWFSVFGVLGIETAKKHKEIFDMSVETQLFGVFNHLPMGMVLSIIALLLIASFFITSADSATFVLGMQTTNGSLNPSSFVKVTWGVAQSLIAFVLLLSGGGDGDAGLNALQSAAIISALPFSIVVILMMISFYKDANKERKFLGLTLTPNKHRLKEYVAQSQQDYEDELISKRKDLRDKEK, encoded by the coding sequence ATGAATGCTTCAAATCCAGAACCAAATGGTAAGAAGTTTTCACCTGTTTTTTTAATTAGCTCGATCATTGTATTTGCGATTGTGCTAATAGGTGTATTTATTCCAACGCAATTTGGTGAAGTTGCGAATGATATAAAACTATGGATTACAGATACATTAGGATGGTACTATTTAATCTTAACTACAATTATCGTGTTTTTCTGTATTTTCTTGATTTTTAGCCCAATTGGAAAGTTAAAGTTGGGACGTCCTAATGATAAACCGGAATTCAATACAGTTTCATGGTTTGCGATGTTATTTAGTGCAGGAATGGGTATTGGATTGGTATTCTATGGTGCAGCTGAGCCATTATCTCATTTTGCAGCACCGCCTAATGCTGATCCGATGACTACAAAAGCTTTCACTGAATCTTTACGTTCAACATTTTTCCATTGGGGTTTCCATGCATGGGCGGTATATGGTGTCGTTGCATTGGCATTAGCGTATGCACAATTTAGAAAAGGTGAACCCGGCTTATTGTCTAAAACATTAAGACCTATTTTGGGAGATTATGTAGACGGTATTATTGGTACATTAATTGATGTATTAGCTGTATTTGCTACGGTTATTGGTGTAGCAGTATCACTTGGTATGGGTGCATTACAAATCGCAGGTGGGCTAAATTACCTTTTCGGTATACCTAATAATATTGTAACTCAAGCTATTATTATCGTTGTTGTAACAGTATTATTCATTATGAGTGCATGGTCAGGACTCAATAAAGGTATTCAATATTTAAGTAACTTAAATATTGGTTTAGGAACATTGTTAATGCTTGCAGCCTTAATTGCAGGTCCTACCATTCTTATTTTAAATATGTTTACAAGTTCAACAGGTAGTTTGTTGGATTCGTTCTTATTTAGTAGTTTTGATACTGCCGCAACCAATCCACAGAAGAGCCAATGGATGTCAGATTGGACATTATACTATTGGGGTTGGTGGTTGAGTTGGAGTCCGTTCGTAGGTGTATTTATTGCACGTGTATCTAAAGGACGTTCAATTCGCGAATTTATTTCTGGTGTATTACTTGTACCAGTTATTGTAAGTTTCTTATGGTTTAGTGTATTCGGTGTATTAGGTATTGAAACAGCTAAAAAACATAAAGAAATTTTTGATATGTCGGTAGAAACACAACTATTCGGTGTGTTTAACCACTTACCAATGGGCATGGTTTTATCTATTATTGCGTTATTACTTATTGCATCATTCTTTATTACATCAGCAGACTCTGCGACGTTTGTATTAGGTATGCAAACAACCAATGGTTCATTAAACCCAAGTTCATTTGTTAAAGTAACATGGGGTGTAGCACAATCATTGATTGCGTTTGTCTTATTGTTATCAGGTGGCGGCGATGGTGATGCAGGACTGAATGCGCTACAAAGTGCGGCGATTATCAGTGCGCTACCTTTCTCTATTGTTGTCATCTTGATGATGATCAGTTTCTATAAAGATGCGAATAAAGAGCGTAAGTTCCTTGGCTTAACACTTACACCTAATAAACATCGTTTGAAAGAATATGTCGCACAATCTCAGCAAGATTATGAAGATGAATTAATTTCAAAACGCAAAGATTTAAGAGATAAAGAGAAATAA